Genomic window (Stenotrophomonas maltophilia):
TTAGTCCTGCCCCGCAGGCATTGCGCCCGATCAGCCTCACACCGCGAAAGGCTGTCCAAACACGACACCGCTAGCGAACCTCGCAGCCTCAACCAACGTCACCCTCAGCACGCCCAGCATTCCCCACCAGCAACTCAATCATCGCCCGCGCCGCCGCCGACTGCCGCCTGTGCGGCGCATAGATCACCGAGAACGGCCGCGACCGCCCCCGCAGCTGCGGCAGCACCTCCACCAGCTGCCCACGCTGCAGCCGCTCGCGCACGATGAACTCATAGCTCTGGCAGATGCCGATGCCCTGTTCGGCCAGCGATACCACGCCCAGCACATCGTCGGAGGTCTCGATGGACGAACGCGGCAGCCAGTCCACGTCGCGTCCGCCGTCGCGGAAGATCCACGGCGCCAGCCGCCCGGTGCGCGGCATTACAAACGGCAGGCACAGGTGCTGCTGCAGGTCGTCGAGCGTCTGCGGTGTGCCGCGGCGCTGCAGGTAGTTGGGTGCGGCCACCAGCAGCAGCGGCGCGTCTTCCAGCTTTCGCCCCACCAGCCCGCTGTCCGGCAGCTGGCCCAGCCGGATGGCCAGATCGAAGCCTTCGGCCACCAAGTCCACGTTGCGGTTGGTGATGTTCAGTTCCACCTGCACCTGCGGGTACTGCTGCGCAAAGCGCGCCAGCACGGGCGGCAGCCGGTAGTGGCCATAGGTGGTGGGCACGCTCAGGCGCACGCGGCCGGCCAGCGCACCGTCCTGGGCCAGTACGTCGCGCTCGGCGTCGTCCAGCAGGCCGAAGGCAGTGCGCACCTGTTCCAGATAGAGGCGCCCGGCGTCGGTCAGGCCCACGCGGCGGGTGGTCCGCTGCAGCAGCTGCCGGCCCAGCCGCGCTTCCAGACGGGTGACCGCGCGGCTCAGCACCGAGGGCGTGGTGGACAGCGCCACCGCGCCAGCCGTGAACGAGCCGTGCTCGACTACCGCCAGGAACACCTCCACATCGCCCAGGTAGTCGAACTTGCGGCTCATTTGGCTCTCCGTGGAACAGATGTTTTGCGATGGAGCCAATTTATCGCCGCCGGGGCGATGAATAAAGTGGCCGCCATTCCCCCGATAGGAGCTCCCCATGAACCTGATGACCCGGCTGGCCGCAGCGCTGGCCCTGACCCTGGCCGCCAGCGGCGCGCAGGCCGCCAACGTGCTGGTGGTGCTGTCCGACGAAAACCACCTGGACCTGAAGGACGGCAAGGTGCTGTCCACCGGCTTCTATCTCAACGAGTTGATGCAGCCGGTCAAGCTGCTGCTGGACGCCGGCCACGAGGTGACGTTCGCCACGCCGCAGGGGCGGGCGCCGACGGTGGATGCGTCCTCGGTGACGCCGGCGTATTTCGGCAACGATGCCGCGCAGCTGGCGCTGCACAAGGATCTGCTGGAGAAACTGGCGCTGACCTCGCCGACGGCTTCGCCGGTGGTCAGCCTGGCGCGCGTGGAGCAGCAGGGCTACGCGCGTTTCGATGCGGTCTACATTCCCGGTGGCCACGCGCCGATGCAGGACCTGCTGAAGAGCCCGGCGCTGGGCCGGTTGCTGGCCGACTTCCACCAGCGCAACACGACCACCGCGCTGGTCTGCCACGGGCCGATCGCGCTGCTGTCCACGCTGCCGGATGCCGATGGTTTTGTGGCAAAGCTGGAAGCGGGTGCGATGCCGGCCACACCGAAATGGATCTACAGCGGCTACCAGATGACGGTGATCAGCAACCAGGAAGAAGAGCAGGCCAAGCCGCTGCTTGGCGGTGGCGAGATGAAGTTCTACCCGCAGACTGCGTTGCAGCGGGCGGGGGCGAAGTTCAGCAGCAATGCCACGCCGTGGACCGGGCATGTGGTGGTGGACCGCGAGCTGATTACCGGGCAGAACCCGGCTTCGGCGCTGGAGGTGGGGCAGCGGTTGGTGGAGCGGTTGAAGTAAGGCCGGTTCTGCATCGCATGCGGTGCCGTGGCACCATGGTGGGCTGGCCTCGTCCTTCCGGGCGGGGCCGTTTTCCCAGGGAAGCCCTCGAACACGACATGCGAACGTCTTTTTTCATTCTCTCCGCCCTGTGCCTTGGCTTGCTGTCTGGCTGCGCCAGTGGCCCGGAGGAGCACGCCTCAAGCCGCGAGATCACGGGTGCGTTCGTGGCCGACGACGGCCAGCTGTACCTGCTGCCGCGCTTTGAAGAGCCGATGCGTTTCAATGCCGCGCCGTTCCGCGAGTATCGCGCGCTGATGGACAGCCCGCTGCGCGAGGCGGTGGCCTGCGCGCAGATGTACTTCCATGAGGATTGGCGCGACCCGGCCAACAAGGCCAAGGTGCACGGCAGCTATGCGCTGCTGCTGCGGCCGGAACAGGTGACGCCGGAACAGGCCGCGCAGTTCAAGCTGGAGCGGATTGAGGTGCTCCCGCGCGAGGCGAAGTATGTGGATGAGCGTGCGCGCTACTACCTGCCGCAGGATCGGAGCCGCTACGCGCTGGCGTTTGATCGGGCCTGCAATCTTTCAAAGAAGGGCGGCAGCTATTACAGCGCGCTGTTCGAGGGCGACGGCGAGCGGGTGAAGTTGCCGGACGCTGCTGCGTTGGCGGAGAAGGGGAAGCTGGCGCAGCCGATCAGTGCACGGGCGCAGCGGATCCTGCCGGAGAGGGAGGACAAGCCGGGTGTTGGGACGGCGGCCGGCAAGGTGCTGGGCGCGGCGCTGATTCCTGTGGCGGTTCCGGTGTTTGTGTTGAGCCTGCCGTTCCTGGGGCCGGATCATTGGAAGTGATGGGGCGTTGAAGCCGAAGCATCCACGCGTGGCGTGGACCTATTCGGGCGTCGTTAGTGCCTGAACGTTCATCCTGGAGATCTGTGTGCCCAGCACGCTGGAAACTGTTTTGAAGACCGTAGGCTTTGTTGTCATTGCGGCGCTTCCGTTGGTGATCCTTTGGTTCATCCTTCGGCAAATGTCAGCGAGAGCCCGTTCGGCGTTGGGATCAGGGGTGCGTCTGAATCCTCCGCGCCGGATCTCCGGCACGTCCATGACCTTGGTGATGGTGGATGGCAAAGAGGATCGCGAGCACTATTTCTTTGATACAGAATCCTTCTACCTGCGACGTGGGCCGGTGCCCACGGCGGTTCCGCTTTCGCAGATCACCTCAGTCACTCGAACGTCCGACGTCATCTATGCGCGCTATGTCTGGCAGGTATGCTTCAGCAGAGCATCGGGTAGAAAGTGCGTGACGTTCACTAACAACCTTTCGCTGTTCAACCGCGACTTTCTGCTCTTTCTGGAGGCGGTGCGGAAGGCTAATCCGCTCGCGACCGTTGAGCGAGCGAGTCTGTTTTTCTGAGTGCTGGATGACTCAGATGTGCGGGCGTTGAGGGAGTGAATCCACGCATGGCGTGGATCTACTGGCATCTCTGCCTGCCGCCAGCCACACAGCTTGCCCGCCAATGCTCCCAGACCTTGGCATCGATGCCAGCCTTCAGTGCGATGGCCTGCAGCTCCGCCCAGTTCTTCGGCGAAGGCGCGGCCAGGAGCTCGCGCATGAAGGCCTGCATCTTCGCCTCACCCACCTGCTTTTCCAGCGAGAGCAACAGCAAGGGGCCGTAGCCATAGCGGTACAGTTCGCCCACGTCCGAGTTGTCGTCGATGGCATCGAACGCGGGCAGCGGCTTGTCCGTCTTATCGATGGCCGATTGCAGGCGCGCAATGTAGCGATCCGCCGCGGCATCGCCACTGATCTCACGCAGCGCCTTGATCGACAGGAACTCGGCGCTGGATTCCAGCAGCACCCAGAAGTAGGGGCCCTGCGGACGGTTCAGCGTGCCGAAGTAGTAATGGCTCATTTCGTGTGCGATGTACTGCACGCGCCGCTCGGCCTTCTCGCCACCGGCCAGCAGTGAATCGGCCACGTTGCCGATGCTGCCGCTCATGGCGATGGTCGGCCAGGTGGCAAAGCCCCATTCGCTACCCTCGCGGTCGCGCTCGATCTGGTTGAGGGTGACCATGCGCAGGAAGGTGGGGCGGTCGGCCAGCGGCACGCCCATGTAACGGCTGTGCACGTCGGCTACCTTCTGCACCGTGCTGGACAATGCATCAACCTTGGCCTTGGGCAGGGTCTCGTTGAGGACCGTGACCTGCGCGGTGCGGGTGATCGGGCCGCTGCCGCCGAACAGCAGGATCGGCCGTGCGTTCTCGCTGCGGAAACGGCCCTGCGCGCCTTCGATGGCCGGGCTGCCGTTGAGATACAGGAAGCGGCAGCCGGCGCAGTCCACCTGCAGGTCGTAGCGGCTTTCGCTGCTGCGCACGCGGGCCTTGGGGTCGAATGCCTGCGGCAGCCAGGCGGACTGTTCGGTGAAGCGGGCGCTGTCGCCGTTGAAGGCCATCAGGCCCTTGAAGTCGGTTGGGGCATCGTGCCGGGCATAGACCGGGAAGGCGCCCACGTACTGCACGCAGAGCGTGGTGGATGGCTTGGCCACGGTGTACACGCGTGCCTCGCCATCCACACCGGGGGCGTACCATCCTTCGAAGTCCAGCGGCGCGCCATCGCCATCGGTCACCCGCGCGACATTCAGGCCCGCGTTGAGCACGAAGGTGTTGAGCGACCCGGCAGGGCGGTTGGACACGCAGACGTCGCCCTCGACGCGGCCACTGGTGATATCCAGGCGCACGCTGCCGGTGGTAAGTGGCGTCGCGGCCTGAGCGGGCGGCGTGGCCTGGCTGATGGCAGGGGCGAGCAGTGCGGCAACAACGGCGGGCAGCAGGGCCTTGCAGGGGTTCATCGGGCCATCCATGGGTGGATTGCGCTGACTATAGGGGTAATGTGAAAGTCTGCCGAGAGGGGGGGGCATCCACGCATGGCGTGGACCCAGAGGGCTACACTGGTTGCCTGTGCCCGTTGGAAGCTCGCCCATGTTCAGTGGAAAGGTTGCGGTGGTTACCGGTTCCACCAGCGGTATCGGTCTTGGCATTGCCACGGCGCTGGCACGGCAGGGCGCCGACATCGTGCTGA
Coding sequences:
- a CDS encoding LysR family transcriptional regulator, which translates into the protein MSRKFDYLGDVEVFLAVVEHGSFTAGAVALSTTPSVLSRAVTRLEARLGRQLLQRTTRRVGLTDAGRLYLEQVRTAFGLLDDAERDVLAQDGALAGRVRLSVPTTYGHYRLPPVLARFAQQYPQVQVELNITNRNVDLVAEGFDLAIRLGQLPDSGLVGRKLEDAPLLLVAAPNYLQRRGTPQTLDDLQQHLCLPFVMPRTGRLAPWIFRDGGRDVDWLPRSSIETSDDVLGVVSLAEQGIGICQSYEFIVRERLQRGQLVEVLPQLRGRSRPFSVIYAPHRRQSAAARAMIELLVGNAGRAEGDVG
- a CDS encoding type 1 glutamine amidotransferase domain-containing protein gives rise to the protein MNLMTRLAAALALTLAASGAQAANVLVVLSDENHLDLKDGKVLSTGFYLNELMQPVKLLLDAGHEVTFATPQGRAPTVDASSVTPAYFGNDAAQLALHKDLLEKLALTSPTASPVVSLARVEQQGYARFDAVYIPGGHAPMQDLLKSPALGRLLADFHQRNTTTALVCHGPIALLSTLPDADGFVAKLEAGAMPATPKWIYSGYQMTVISNQEEEQAKPLLGGGEMKFYPQTALQRAGAKFSSNATPWTGHVVVDRELITGQNPASALEVGQRLVERLK